In Oncorhynchus gorbuscha isolate QuinsamMale2020 ecotype Even-year linkage group LG08, OgorEven_v1.0, whole genome shotgun sequence, one genomic interval encodes:
- the LOC124040844 gene encoding C2 calcium-dependent domain-containing protein 4C-like encodes MWLLEKFRGSHGGHSALAGDKQQNQTDPVSIHTNIITPGKIPDFFIPHKLICCPPETESLTPEPQPHSTLRPYTSEHTICSQTQGSCNLNPRSPRLLSRLAEDTRILLRAANRHIIQIESTDDPGSGVGEGGDTNAEPQSQTDMSLPYVPKAQTSYGFSTLVESPHSHRKESIFHRDTSSPHTSPGSQRHNRAGDHLTPSVPNPYRYFSGGETDTCSSAESSPITSPLLTRSASLLRSITQETQAKIVSPSQVSRAKHTLARCRSLSTNECSSPDTSPSLQRRRLRCPPSPTFRGRKGTGSGGVSSDLLQREHSVNLNKGGTLRLSTHYDAEAAQLRVRVLAAEDLYEKQADVKSINCCVSLYLNPGKQQKQRSTIINNSRNPMFNEDFFFDAVPAAQVKSLAMKMKVVNKGTSLKRDVLLGEREMLLSELLPGI; translated from the exons ATGTGGCTCCTGGAGAAGTTCCGTGGTTCTCATGGTGGTCACTCTGCGTTGGCGGGGGACAAGCAGCAGAACCAGACAGACCCCGTCTCCATCCACACCAACATCATCACCCCCGGTAAGATCCCCGACTTCTTCATCCCCCACAAACTCATCTGCTGCCCCCCAGAGACAGAATCCCTCACGCCGGAGCCCCAGCCCCACTCCACCTTGCGCCCCTACACCTCCGAGCACACCATCTGCAGCCAGACCCAGGGCAGCTGCAACCTGAACCCTCGCAGCCCACGCCTGCTCTCTCGTCTTGCCGAGGACACCCGCATCCTTTTGAGGGCCGCTAACCGCCACATCATCCAGATTGAGAGCACAGACGATCCAGGGAGCGGGGTAGGGGAGGGGGGAGACACCAACGCAGAGCCACAGTCCCAGACAGACATGTCCCTGCCTTACGTCCCCAAGGCCCAGACCTCGTATGGGTTCTCCACACTGGTGGAGAGCCCCCACAGCCACCGCAAGGAGTCCATCTTCCACAGAGATACCAGCAGCCCCCATACCTCCCCGGGCTCCCAGAGACACAACCGGGCGGGGGACCACTTGACCCCCTCTGTCCCCAACCCCTACCGCTACTTCAGTGGGGGTGAGACCGACACGTGCTCTTCGGCCGAGTCCTCCCCCATTACCTCCCCCCTCCTCACCCGCTCCGCCTCCCTCCTCCGATCCATCACACAGGAGACGCAGGCCAAG ATTGTTTCTCCCTCTCAGGTATCTCGTGCCAAGCATACCCTGGCACGCTGCAGATCCCTGTCCACAAACGAGTGCAGCTCGCCCGACACCAGCCCCAGCCTGCAGCGCCGCCGCCTACGCTGCCCTCCCTCCCCTACCTTCCGCGGACGCAAGGGGACCGGCTCCGGGGGGGTGAGTTCAGACCTCCTCCAGCGTGAGCACTCGGTCAACCTCAACAAAGGTGGCACGCTGAGGCTCAGCACTCACTATGATGCCGAGGCGGCCCAGCTGAGGGTCCGAGTGCTCGCCGCCGAGGACCTGTACGAGAAACAGGCGGACGTGAAGAGCATCAACTGCTGTGTGTCTCTGTACCTGAACCCGGGCAAGCAGCAGAAGCAGAGGAGCACCATCATCAATAACAGCAGGAACCCCATGTTCAACGAGGACTTCTTCTTTGACGCGGTGCCGGCCGCCCAGGTCAAGAGCCTGGCCATGAAGATGAAGGTGGTGAACAAGGGAACCAGTCTGAAGAGAGATGTGctgctgggggagagggagatgctGCTGAGCGAGCTGCTGCCAGGCATCTAG